One segment of Danaus plexippus chromosome 10, MEX_DaPlex, whole genome shotgun sequence DNA contains the following:
- the LOC116767054 gene encoding ras-related and estrogen-regulated growth inhibitor-like protein — translation MKMTVNRLRVVVLGSSRCGKSAVVVRYLTKRYIGEYSSTGDFLYNHRVSFDGVTSEVEVLDTCGCAKRGCLPEHLRWGDAFAVVYSVCDRRSFLAAAELLALLERTRLPGCAAVTLLGNKRDLEHARVVKTEEGQELSLRFGCQFYEVSAAESCAGAALAFHALLREARALALLLPAPRRKLAAYSVSKVIGSILGLSNKSVRKKRPSLSI, via the exons ATGAAGATGACCGTAAATCGTCTGAGGGTAGTGGTGCTTGGTAGCTCACGCTGCGGCAAATCCG ccGTTGTAGTCCGTTACCTAACTAAAAGATACATCGGAGAGTACAGTTCAACTGGTG attttttatacaatcacCGGGTTTCCTTCGACGGAGTAACATCAGAAGTAGAAGTTTTAGATACTTGTGGATGTGCg AAAAGAGGTTGTCTACCCGAACATTTACGTTGGGGCGATGCATTTGCGGTGGTTTATTCAGTCTGCGACCGGCGATCTTTTTTGGCTGCAGCTGAATTGTTGGCACTCCTGGAAAGGACCAGACTGCCCGGCTGTGCAGCTGTTACGTTACTGGGAAACAAAAGGGACTTAGAACATGCCAG gGTTGTTAAAACCGAGGAGGGTCAAGAGCTGTCGTTGCGTTTCGGATGCCAGTTCTACGAGGTGTCTGCGGCGGAGTCTTGTGCTGGCGCCGCCCTCGCCTTCCACGCTCTGCTGAGAGAGGCGCGAGCGTTGGCTCTCTTACTGCCAGCGCCCAGGCGGAAACTGGCTGCCTACTCCGTCTCTAAG GTAATTGGTTCAATTCTCGGCCTTAGCAACAAGAGCGTAAGAAAGAAACGACCTTCACTTAGCATATGA